The following are from one region of the Aspergillus chevalieri M1 DNA, chromosome 1, nearly complete sequence genome:
- a CDS encoding putative AMP-binding domain protein (COG:I;~EggNog:ENOG410PIY6;~InterPro:IPR042099,IPR000873,IPR025110;~PFAM:PF00501,PF13193) → MSDAKSRLSGLLGHFVGSQPAPKINFHTLSPTFFLPRAASIEPDATAVHHITRDGKVLRRSYIEVADRARGLAYWIKKHGYKRVGILCPNTPAFLESIFGIAAAGAVNIAVNYRLKQDDIAYIFTHSDAEVIIADEEYLPLLQSYRAAKPGVPIIVDTDTDVTAGQITGPFDSAVFEGLKYDSDNGGKGWDALESQAASEDDVIALAYTSGTTARPKGVEFTHRGCYLAAMANIVESGLNFDERRCHYLWTLPMFHAMGWTFPWAVTAVRGTHYCLRKIDYPQIWRLLKEEHISHFNAAPTVNTLLCNSDEAEKLPEPVRVTVAASPPTPHLFEQMTNLNLHPVHVYGMTETYGPITKGYYMPSWDKLPLQEKYKKMARQGHGFLTSLPVRVIKTDVPEGTITDVERNGNEIGEIVFIGNICAQGYYKDPEATRKLFLGGVLHSGDLAVWHADGAIQILDRAKDIIISGGENISSVALESILVTHPDILEAGVVSVPDAHWGERPKAYVTAKQGKRLDDKDVISWARNKSDISKFMIPREVEVVPELPKTSTGKLRKNVLRDWAKGIKSQ, encoded by the exons ATGTCAGATGCCAAATCCCGATTGTCGGGCCTGTTGGGCCACTTTGTCGGTTCCCAGCCAGCTCCTAAGATCAACTTCCACACTCTCTCGCCGACATTCTTCTTGCCCCGGGCGGCTTCAATCGAGCCGGAC GCAACGGCTGTTCATCATATCACCAGGGATGGTAAAGTGCTTCGCAGGTCGTATATTGAGGTTGCGGATCGGGCACGCGGACTCGCGTACTGGATCAAGAAGCATGGCTACAAGAGAGTTGGGATTCTGTGTCCTAATACGCCGGCTTTCTTGGAGTCTATCTTCGGTATTGCCGCTGCGGGAGCTGTCAACATTG CGGTGAACTACCGTCTCAAACAAGACGACATCGCCTACATCTTCACCCACTCCGATGCCGAGGTAATCATTGCGGATGAAGAGTATCTTCCGCTCCTGCAATCCTACCGAGCCGCAAAGCCCGGTGTCCCGATTATTGTGGACACCGACACGGATGTGACAGCCGGTCAGATTACCGGCCCGTTTGACTCTGCCGTCTTTGAAGGTCTGAAATATGATTCGGACAATGGCGGAAAAGGCTGGGACGCTCTTGAGAGCCAGGCCGCTAGTGAGGACGATGTCATTGCGCTTGCTTACACTAGTGGTACGACGGCGAGGCCTAAGGGTGTGGAGTTTACGCATCGGGGATGCTATCTTGCTGCGATGGCTAATATTGTTGAGTCCGGGTTGAATTTTGATGAGAGAAGGTGTCATTATTTGTGGACGTTGCCTATGTTCCATGCTATGG GATGGACCTTCCCATGGGCGGTTACGGCAGTCCGCGGAACACACTACTGCCTGCGGAAGATTGACTACCCCCAGATTTGGAGGCTTTTGAAGGAGGAGCATATCAGCCACTTCAATGCTGCGCCAACTGTCAACACACTTCTCTGCAACTCCGATGAAGCCGAGAAACTCCCTGAACCAGTGCGCGTCACCGTGGCTGCCAGTCCACCGACTCCTCATCTTTTCGAGCAGATGACCAACCTGAACCTGCACCCGGTCCACGTCTACGGAATGACCGAAACCTACGGTCCGATCACCAAGGGATACTACATGCCCTCGTGGGATAAACTCCCTCTCCAAGAGAAGTACAAGAAGATGGCTCGCCAGGGTCACGGCTTCTTGACTAGTCTGCCGGTTCGAGTGATCAAGACCGATGTTCCCGAGGGAACCATTACCGACGTCGAGCGTAACGGCAATGAGATTGGAGAGATTGTCTTCATTGGTAATATCTGTGCTCAGGGATACTACAAGGATCCCGAGGCGACGCGGAAGCTTTTCTTAGGTGGTGTCTTGCACTCGGGCGATTTGGCCGTCTGGCATGCAGACGGGGCTATCCAGATTCTAGATCGGGCTAAggatatcatcatcagcG GCGGTGAAAACATCTCCTCCGTAGCCCTCGAATCCATACTCGTCACGCACCCCGACATCCTCGAAGCTGGCGTAGTATCCGTCCCCGACGCTCACTGGGGCGAACGACCCAAGGCATATGTGACGGCTAAGCAGGGCAAGCGGTTGGACGACAA
- the RPL16B gene encoding 60S ribosomal protein uL13 (COG:J;~EggNog:ENOG410PHKH;~InterPro:IPR005755,IPR005822,IPR036899;~PFAM:PF00572;~go_component: GO:0005840 - ribosome [Evidence IEA];~go_component: GO:0015934 - large ribosomal subunit [Evidence IEA];~go_function: GO:0003735 - structural constituent of ribosome [Evidence IEA];~go_process: GO:0006412 - translation [Evidence IEA]) — protein sequence MSATEPVVVIDGKGHLLGRLASTVAKQLLNGQKIVVVRCEALNISGEFFRAKLKYHSFLRKMTRFNPTRGGPFHFRAPSRIFYKAVRGMIPHKTARGTAAMERLKVFEGVPPPYDKKKRVVVPQALRVLRLRPGRKYCTVGRLSHEVGWKYQDVVSRLEERRKVKSSAYYERKKAARRQLVSSQKSAAVNDKTKSQLAEYGF from the exons ATGTCCGCTACCGAGCCAGTT GTCGTCATTGACGGCAAGGGACACCTCCTTGGTCGCCTGGCCAGCACTGTTGCCAAGCAGCTGCTCAATGGCCAGAAGATCGTCGTCGTGAGATGTGAGGCCCTCAACATCTCCGGCGAGTTCTTCCGTGCGAAGC TCAAGTACCACTCCTTCCTCCGCAAGATGACCCGTTTCAACCCTACTCGCGGTG GTCCCTTCCACTTCCGTGCTCCTTCCCGCATCTTCTACAAGGCTGTCCGCGGCATGATTCCCCACAAGACCGCCCGTGGTACCGCCGCTATGGAGCGCCTCAAGGTCTTCGAGGGTGTTCCTCCCCCGTACGACAAGAAGAAGCGCGTCGTTGTTCCCCAGGCTCTGCGTgtcctccgcctccgtcCTGGCCGCAAGTACTGCACCGTTGGCCGTCTGAGCCACGAGGTTGGCTGGAAGTACCAGGACGTTGTCTCCAG ACTCGAGGAGCGGAGAAAGGTTAAGAGCAGCGCATACTACGAGCGCAAGAAGGCCGCCCGCCGCCAATTGGTCTCGTCCCAGAAGTCGGCGGCAGTTAACGACAAGACCAAGAGCCAGCTTGCTGAGTACGGATTCTAG